A single region of the Gorilla gorilla gorilla isolate KB3781 chromosome 1, NHGRI_mGorGor1-v2.1_pri, whole genome shotgun sequence genome encodes:
- the PRDM2 gene encoding PR domain zinc finger protein 2 isoform X3 encodes MWEVYYPNLGWMCIDATDPEKGNWLRYVNWACSGEEQNLFPLEINRAIYYKTLKPIAPGEELLVWYNGEDNPEIAAAIEEERASARSKRSSPKSRKGKKKSQENKNKGNKIQDIQLKTSEPDFTSANMRDSAEGPKEDEEKPSASALEQPATLQEVASQEVPPELATPAPAWEPQPEPDERLEAAACEVNDLGEEEEEEEEEDEEEEEEEEDDDELEDEGEEEASMPNENSVKEPEIRCDEKPEDLLEEPKTTSEETLEDSSEVTPAMQIPRTKEEANGDVFETFMFPCQHCERKFTTKQGLERHMHIHISTVNHAFKCKYCGKAFGTQINRRRHERRHEAGLKRKPSQTLQPSEDLADGKASGENVASKDDSSPPNLGPDCLIMNSEKASQDTINSSVVEENGEVKELHPCKYCKKVFGTHTNMRRHQRRVHERHLIPKGVRRKGGLEEPQPPAEQAQATQNVYVPSTEPEEEGEADDVYIMDISSNISENLNYYIDGKIQTNNNTSNCDVIEMESASADLYGINCLLTPVTVEITQNIKTTQVPVTEDLPKEPSGSTNSEAKKRRTASPPALPKIKAETDSDPMAPSCSLSLPLSISTTEAVSFHKEKSVYLSSKLKQLLQTQDKLTPPAGISATEIAKLGPVCVSAPASMLPVTSSRFKRRTSSPPSSPQHSPALRDFGKPSDGKAAWTDAGLTSKKSKLESHSDSPAWSLSGRDERETVSPPCFDEYKMSKEWTASSAFSSVCNQQPLDLSSGVKQKAEGTGKTPVQWESVLDLSVHKKHCSDSEGKEFKESHSVQPTCSAVKKRKPTTCMLQKVLLNEYNGIDLPVENPADGTRSPSPCKSLEAQPDPDLGPDSGFPAPTVESTPDVCPSSPALQTPSLSSGQLPPLLIPTDPSSPPPCPPVLTVATPPPPLLPTVPLPAPSSSASPHPCPSPLSNATAQSPLPILSPTVSRSPSPIPPVEPLMSAASPGPPTLSSSSSSSSSSSFSSSSSSSSPSPPPLSAISSVVSSGDNLEASLPMIPFKQEELENEGLKPREEPQSAAEQDVVVQETFNKNFVCNVCESPFLSIKDLTKHLSIHAEEWPFKCEFCVQLFKDKTDLSEHRFLLHGVGNIFVCSVCKKEFAFLCNLQQHQRDLHPDKVCTHHEFESGTLRPQNFTDPSKAHVEHMQSLPEDPLETSKEEEELNDSSEELYTTIKIMASGIKTKDPDVRLGLNQHYPSFKPPPFQYHHRNPMGIGVTATNFTTHNIPQTFTTAIRCTKCGKGVDNMPELHKHILACASASDKKRYTPKKNPVPLKQTVQPKNGVVVLDNSGKNAFRRMGQPKRLNFSVELSKMSSNKLKLNALKKKNQLVQKAILQKNKSAKQKADLKNACESSSHICPYCNREFTYIGSLNKHAAFSCPKKPLSPPKKKVSHSSKKGGHSSPASSDKNSNSNHRRRTADAEIKMQSMQTPLGKTRARSSGPTQVPLPSSSFRSKQNVKFAASVKSKKPSSSSLRNSSPIRMAKITHVEGKKPKAVAKNHSAQLSSKTSRSLHVRVQKSKAVLQSKSTLASKKRTDRFNIKSRERSGGPVTRSLQLAAAADLSENKREDGSAKQELKDFR; translated from the exons GTCCTAAGGAAGACGAAGAGAAGCCTTCAGCCTCAGCACTTGAGCAGCCGGCCACCCTCCAGGAGGTGGCCAGTCAGGAGGTGCCTCCAGAACTAgcaacccctgcccctgcctgggaGCCACAGCCAGAACCAGACGAGCGATTAGAAGCGGCAGCTTGTGAGGTGAATGatttgggggaagaggaggaggaggaagaggaggaggatgaagaagaagaagaagaagaagaagatgatgatgagtTGGAAGACGAGGGGGAAGAAGAAGCCAGCATGCCAAATGAAAATTCTGTGAAAGAGCCAGAAATACGGTGTGATGAGAAGCCAGAAGATTTATTAGAGGAACCAAAAACAACTTCAGAAGAAACTCTTGAAGACTCCTCAGAGGTAACACCTGCCATGCAAATCCCCAGAACTAAAGAAGAGGCCAATGGTGATGTATTTGAAACGTTTATGTTTCCGTGTCAACATTGTGAAAGGAAGTTTACAACCAAACAGGGGCTTGAGCGTCACATGCATATCCATATATCCACCGTCAATCATGCTTTCAAATGCAAGTACTGTGGGAAAGCCTTTGGCACACAGATTAACCGGCGGCGACATGAGCGGCGCCATGAAGCAGGGTTAAAGCGGAAACCCAGCCAAACACTACAGCCGTCAGAGGATCTGGCTGATGGCAAAGCATCTGGAGAAAACGTTGCTTCAAAAGATGATTCGAGTCCTCCCAATCTTGGGCCAGACTGTCTGATCATGAATTCAGAGAAGGCTTCCCAAGACACAATAAATTCTTCTGTCGTAGAAGAGAATGGGGAAGTTAAAGAACTTCATCCGTGCAAATATTGTAAAAAGGTTTTTGGAACTCATACTAATATGAGACGGCATCAGCGTAGAGTTCACGAACGTCATCTGATTCCCAAAGGTGTACGGCGAAAAGGAGGCCTTGAAGAGCCCCAGCCTCCAGCAGAACAGGCCCAGGCCACCCAGAACGTATATGTACCAAGCACAGAGCccgaggaggaaggggaagcagatGACGTGTACATCATGGACATTTCTAGCAATATCTCTGAAAACTTAAATTACTATATTGATGGTAAAATTCAAACTAATAACAACACTAGTAACTGTGATgtgattgagatggagtctgcttCGGCAGATTTGTATGGTATAAATTGTCTGCTCACTCCAGTTACAGTGGaaattactcaaaatataaagaccacaCAGGTCCCTGTAACAGAAGATCTTCCTAAAGAGCCTTCGGGCAGCACAAATAGTGAGGCCAAGAAGCGGAGAACTGCGAGCCCGCCTGCGCTGCCCAAAATTAAGGCCGAAACAGACTCTGACCCCATGGCCCCCTCTTGCTCGTTAAGTCTTCCTCTTAGCATATCAACAACGGAGGCAGTGTCTTTCCATAAAGAGAAAAGTGTTTATTTGTCATCAAAGCTCAAACAACTTCTTCAAACCCAAGATAAACTAACTCCTCCTGCAGGGATTTCAGCAACTGAAATAGCTAAATTAGGTCCTGTTTGTGTATCTGCTCCTGCATCAATGTTGCCTGTGACCTCAAGTAGGTTTAAGAGGCGGACCAGCTCTCCTCCCAGTTCTCCACAGCACAGTCCTGCCCTTCGAGACTTTGGAAAGCCAAGTGATGGGAAAGCAGCATGGACCGATGCCGGGCTGACTTCCAAAAAATCCAAATTAGAAAGTCACAGCGACTCACCAGCATGGAGTTTGTCTgggagagatgagagagaaacTGTGAGCCCTCCATGCTTTGATGAATATAAAATGTCTAAAGAGTGGACAGCCAGTTCTGCTTTTAGCAGTGTGTGCAACCAGCAGCCACTGGATTTATCCAGCGGTGTCAAACAGAAGGCTGAGGGTACAGGCAAGACTCCGGTCCAGTGGGAATCTGTCTTAGATCTCAGTGTGCATAAAAAGCATTGTAGTGACTCTGAAGGCAAGGAATTCAAAGAAAGTCATTCAGTGCAGCCTACGTGTAGTGctgtaaagaaaaggaaaccaacCACCTGCATGCTGCAGAAGGTTCTTCTCAATGAATATAATGGCATCGATTTACCTGTAGAAAACCCTGCAGATGGGACCAGGAGCCCAAGTCCTTGTAAATCCCTAGAAGCTCAGCCAGATCCTGACCTCGGTCCGGACTCTGGTTTCCCTGCCCCTACTGTTGAGTCCACACCTGATGTTTGTCCTTCATCACCTGCCCTGCAGACACCCTCCCTTTCATCCGGTCAGCTGCCTCCTCTCTTGATCCCCACAGATCCCTCTTCCCCTCCACCCTGTCCCCCGGTATTAACTGTTGCCACTccgccccctcccctccttcctacCGTACCTCTTCCAGCCCCCTCTTCCAGTGCATCTCCACACCCATGCCCCTCTCCACTCTCAAATGCCACCGCACAGTCCCCACTTCCAATTCTGTCCCCAACAGTGTCCCGCTCTCCCTCTCCCATTCCTCCCGTGGAGCCCCTGATGTCTGCCGCCTCACCTGGGCCTCCAacactttcttcttcctcctcttcatcttcctcctcttcgttttcttcttcatcttcctcctcttctccttctccacctcctctctcCGCGATATCATCTGTTGTTTCCTCTGGTGATAATCTGGAGGCTTCTCTCCCCATGATACCTTTCAAACAGGAGGAATTAGAGAATGAAGGTCTGAAACCCAGGGAAGAGCCCCAGTCTGCTGCTGAACAGGATGTTGTTGTTCAGGAAACATTCAACAAAAACTTTGTTTGCAATGTCTGTGAATCaccttttctttccattaaagATCTAACCAAACATTTATCTATTCATGCTGAAGAATGGCCCTTCAAATGTGAATTTTGTGTGCAGCTTTTTAAGGATAAAACGGACTTGTCAGAACATCGCTTTTTGCTTCATGGAGTTGGGAATATCTTTGTGTGTTCTGTTTGTAAAAAAGAATTTGcttttttgtgcaatttgcagcAGCACCAGCGAGATCTCCACCCAGATAAGGTGTGCACACATCACGAGTTTGAAAGCGGGACTCTGAGGCCCCAGAACTTTACAGATCCCAGCAAGGCCCATGTAGAGCATATGCAGAGCTTGCCAGAAGATCCTTTAGAAACTTCTAAAGAAGAAGAGGAGTTAAACGATTCCTCTGAAGAGCTTTACACGACTATAAAAATAATGGCTTCTGGAATAAAGACAAAAGATCCAGATGTTCGATTGGGCCTCAATCAGCATTACCCAAGCTTTAAACCACCTCCATTTCAGTACCATCACCGTAACCCCATGGGGATTGGTGTGACAGCCACAAATTTCACTACACACAATATTCCACAGACTTTCACTACCGCCATTCGCTGCACAAAGTGTGGAAAAGGTGTCGACAACATGCCGGAGTTGCACAAACATATCCTGGCTTGTGCTTCTGCAAGTGACAAGAAGAGGTACACGCCTAAGAAAAACCCAGTACCATTAAAACAGACTGTGCAACCCAAAAATGGCGTGGTGGTTTTAGATAACTCTGGGAAAAATGCCTTCCGACGAATGGGACAGCCCAAAAGGCTTAACTTTAGTGTTGAACTCAGCAAAATGTCGTCGAATAAGCTCAAATTAAAtgcattgaagaaaaaaaatcagctagtACAGAAAGCAattcttcagaaaaacaaatctgCAAAGCAGAAGGCCGACTTGAAAAATGCTTGTGAGTCATCCTCTCACATCTGCCCTTACTGTAATCGAGAGTTCACTTACATTGGAAGCCTGAATAAACACGCCGCCTTCAGCTGTCCCAAAAAACCCCTTTCTCCtcccaaaaaaaaagtttctcattCATCTAAGAAAGGTGGACACTCATCACCTGCCAGTAGTGACAAAAACAGTAACAGCAACCACCGCAGACGGACAGCGGATGCGGAGATTAAAATGCAAAGCATGCAGACTCCGTTGGGCAAGACCAGAGCCCGCAGCTCAGGCCCCACCCAAGTCCCGCTTCCCTCCTCATCCTTCAGGTCCAAGCAGAACGTCAAGTTTGCGGCTTCGGTGAAATCCAAAAAACCAAGCTCCTCCTCTTTAAGGAACTCCAGCCCGATAAGAATGGCCAAAATAACTCACGTTGAGGGGAAAAAACCTAAAGCTGTGGCCAAGAATCATTCTGCTCAGCTTTCCAGCAAAACATCGCGGAGCCTGCACGTGAGGGTACAGAAAAGCAAAGCTGTTTTACAAAGCAAATCCACCTTGGCGAGTAAGAAAAGAACAGACCGGTtcaatataaaatctagagagcgGAGTGGGGGGCCAGTCACCCGAAGCCTTCAGCTGGCAGCTGCTGCTGACTTGAGTGAGAACAAGAGAGAGGACGGCAGCGCCAAGCAGGAGCTGAAGGACTTCAG GTAA
- the PRDM2 gene encoding PR domain zinc finger protein 2 isoform X2: MWEVYYPNLGWMCIDATDPEKGNWLRYVNWACSGEEQNLFPLEINRAIYYKTLKPIAPGEELLVWYNGEDNPEIAAAIEEERASARSKRSSPKSRKGKKKSQENKNKGNKIQDIQLKTSEPDFTSANMRDSAEGPKEDEEKPSASALEQPATLQEVASQEVPPELATPAPAWEPQPEPDERLEAAACEVNDLGEEEEEEEEEDEEEEEEEEDDDELEDEGEEEASMPNENSVKEPEIRCDEKPEDLLEEPKTTSEETLEDSSEVTPAMQIPRTKEEANGDVFETFMFPCQHCERKFTTKQGLERHMHIHISTVNHAFKCKYCGKAFGTQINRRRHERRHEAGLKRKPSQTLQPSEDLADGKASGENVASKDDSSPPNLGPDCLIMNSEKASQDTINSSVVEENGEVKELHPCKYCKKVFGTHTNMRRHQRRVHERHLIPKGVRRKGGLEEPQPPAEQAQATQNVYVPSTEPEEEGEADDVYIMDISSNISENLNYYIDGKIQTNNNTSNCDVIEMESASADLYGINCLLTPVTVEITQNIKTTQVPVTEDLPKEPSGSTNSEAKKRRTASPPALPKIKAETDSDPMAPSCSLSLPLSISTTEAVSFHKEKSVYLSSKLKQLLQTQDKLTPPAGISATEIAKLGPVCVSAPASMLPVTSSRFKRRTSSPPSSPQHSPALRDFGKPSDGKAAWTDAGLTSKKSKLESHSDSPAWSLSGRDERETVSPPCFDEYKMSKEWTASSAFSSVCNQQPLDLSSGVKQKAEGTGKTPVQWESVLDLSVHKKHCSDSEGKEFKESHSVQPTCSAVKKRKPTTCMLQKVLLNEYNGIDLPVENPADGTRSPSPCKSLEAQPDPDLGPDSGFPAPTVESTPDVCPSSPALQTPSLSSGQLPPLLIPTDPSSPPPCPPVLTVATPPPPLLPTVPLPAPSSSASPHPCPSPLSNATAQSPLPILSPTVSRSPSPIPPVEPLMSAASPGPPTLSSSSSSSSSSSFSSSSSSSSPSPPPLSAISSVVSSGDNLEASLPMIPFKQEELENEGLKPREEPQSAAEQDVVVQETFNKNFVCNVCESPFLSIKDLTKHLSIHAEEWPFKCEFCVQLFKDKTDLSEHRFLLHGVGNIFVCSVCKKEFAFLCNLQQHQRDLHPDKVCTHHEFESGTLRPQNFTDPSKAHVEHMQSLPEDPLETSKEEEELNDSSEELYTTIKIMASGIKTKDPDVRLGLNQHYPSFKPPPFQYHHRNPMGIGVTATNFTTHNIPQTFTTAIRCTKCGKGVDNMPELHKHILACASASDKKRYTPKKNPVPLKQTVQPKNGVVVLDNSGKNAFRRMGQPKRLNFSVELSKMSSNKLKLNALKKKNQLVQKAILQKNKSAKQKADLKNACESSSHICPYCNREFTYIGSLNKHAAFSCPKKPLSPPKKKVSHSSKKGGHSSPASSDKNSNSNHRRRTADAEIKMQSMQTPLGKTRARSSGPTQVPLPSSSFRSKQNVKFAASVKSKKPSSSSLRNSSPIRMAKITHVEGKKPKAVAKNHSAQLSSKTSRSLHVRVQKSKAVLQSKSTLASKKRTDRFNIKSRERSGGPVTRSLQLAAAADLSENKREDGSAKQELKDFRNFL; encoded by the exons GTCCTAAGGAAGACGAAGAGAAGCCTTCAGCCTCAGCACTTGAGCAGCCGGCCACCCTCCAGGAGGTGGCCAGTCAGGAGGTGCCTCCAGAACTAgcaacccctgcccctgcctgggaGCCACAGCCAGAACCAGACGAGCGATTAGAAGCGGCAGCTTGTGAGGTGAATGatttgggggaagaggaggaggaggaagaggaggaggatgaagaagaagaagaagaagaagaagatgatgatgagtTGGAAGACGAGGGGGAAGAAGAAGCCAGCATGCCAAATGAAAATTCTGTGAAAGAGCCAGAAATACGGTGTGATGAGAAGCCAGAAGATTTATTAGAGGAACCAAAAACAACTTCAGAAGAAACTCTTGAAGACTCCTCAGAGGTAACACCTGCCATGCAAATCCCCAGAACTAAAGAAGAGGCCAATGGTGATGTATTTGAAACGTTTATGTTTCCGTGTCAACATTGTGAAAGGAAGTTTACAACCAAACAGGGGCTTGAGCGTCACATGCATATCCATATATCCACCGTCAATCATGCTTTCAAATGCAAGTACTGTGGGAAAGCCTTTGGCACACAGATTAACCGGCGGCGACATGAGCGGCGCCATGAAGCAGGGTTAAAGCGGAAACCCAGCCAAACACTACAGCCGTCAGAGGATCTGGCTGATGGCAAAGCATCTGGAGAAAACGTTGCTTCAAAAGATGATTCGAGTCCTCCCAATCTTGGGCCAGACTGTCTGATCATGAATTCAGAGAAGGCTTCCCAAGACACAATAAATTCTTCTGTCGTAGAAGAGAATGGGGAAGTTAAAGAACTTCATCCGTGCAAATATTGTAAAAAGGTTTTTGGAACTCATACTAATATGAGACGGCATCAGCGTAGAGTTCACGAACGTCATCTGATTCCCAAAGGTGTACGGCGAAAAGGAGGCCTTGAAGAGCCCCAGCCTCCAGCAGAACAGGCCCAGGCCACCCAGAACGTATATGTACCAAGCACAGAGCccgaggaggaaggggaagcagatGACGTGTACATCATGGACATTTCTAGCAATATCTCTGAAAACTTAAATTACTATATTGATGGTAAAATTCAAACTAATAACAACACTAGTAACTGTGATgtgattgagatggagtctgcttCGGCAGATTTGTATGGTATAAATTGTCTGCTCACTCCAGTTACAGTGGaaattactcaaaatataaagaccacaCAGGTCCCTGTAACAGAAGATCTTCCTAAAGAGCCTTCGGGCAGCACAAATAGTGAGGCCAAGAAGCGGAGAACTGCGAGCCCGCCTGCGCTGCCCAAAATTAAGGCCGAAACAGACTCTGACCCCATGGCCCCCTCTTGCTCGTTAAGTCTTCCTCTTAGCATATCAACAACGGAGGCAGTGTCTTTCCATAAAGAGAAAAGTGTTTATTTGTCATCAAAGCTCAAACAACTTCTTCAAACCCAAGATAAACTAACTCCTCCTGCAGGGATTTCAGCAACTGAAATAGCTAAATTAGGTCCTGTTTGTGTATCTGCTCCTGCATCAATGTTGCCTGTGACCTCAAGTAGGTTTAAGAGGCGGACCAGCTCTCCTCCCAGTTCTCCACAGCACAGTCCTGCCCTTCGAGACTTTGGAAAGCCAAGTGATGGGAAAGCAGCATGGACCGATGCCGGGCTGACTTCCAAAAAATCCAAATTAGAAAGTCACAGCGACTCACCAGCATGGAGTTTGTCTgggagagatgagagagaaacTGTGAGCCCTCCATGCTTTGATGAATATAAAATGTCTAAAGAGTGGACAGCCAGTTCTGCTTTTAGCAGTGTGTGCAACCAGCAGCCACTGGATTTATCCAGCGGTGTCAAACAGAAGGCTGAGGGTACAGGCAAGACTCCGGTCCAGTGGGAATCTGTCTTAGATCTCAGTGTGCATAAAAAGCATTGTAGTGACTCTGAAGGCAAGGAATTCAAAGAAAGTCATTCAGTGCAGCCTACGTGTAGTGctgtaaagaaaaggaaaccaacCACCTGCATGCTGCAGAAGGTTCTTCTCAATGAATATAATGGCATCGATTTACCTGTAGAAAACCCTGCAGATGGGACCAGGAGCCCAAGTCCTTGTAAATCCCTAGAAGCTCAGCCAGATCCTGACCTCGGTCCGGACTCTGGTTTCCCTGCCCCTACTGTTGAGTCCACACCTGATGTTTGTCCTTCATCACCTGCCCTGCAGACACCCTCCCTTTCATCCGGTCAGCTGCCTCCTCTCTTGATCCCCACAGATCCCTCTTCCCCTCCACCCTGTCCCCCGGTATTAACTGTTGCCACTccgccccctcccctccttcctacCGTACCTCTTCCAGCCCCCTCTTCCAGTGCATCTCCACACCCATGCCCCTCTCCACTCTCAAATGCCACCGCACAGTCCCCACTTCCAATTCTGTCCCCAACAGTGTCCCGCTCTCCCTCTCCCATTCCTCCCGTGGAGCCCCTGATGTCTGCCGCCTCACCTGGGCCTCCAacactttcttcttcctcctcttcatcttcctcctcttcgttttcttcttcatcttcctcctcttctccttctccacctcctctctcCGCGATATCATCTGTTGTTTCCTCTGGTGATAATCTGGAGGCTTCTCTCCCCATGATACCTTTCAAACAGGAGGAATTAGAGAATGAAGGTCTGAAACCCAGGGAAGAGCCCCAGTCTGCTGCTGAACAGGATGTTGTTGTTCAGGAAACATTCAACAAAAACTTTGTTTGCAATGTCTGTGAATCaccttttctttccattaaagATCTAACCAAACATTTATCTATTCATGCTGAAGAATGGCCCTTCAAATGTGAATTTTGTGTGCAGCTTTTTAAGGATAAAACGGACTTGTCAGAACATCGCTTTTTGCTTCATGGAGTTGGGAATATCTTTGTGTGTTCTGTTTGTAAAAAAGAATTTGcttttttgtgcaatttgcagcAGCACCAGCGAGATCTCCACCCAGATAAGGTGTGCACACATCACGAGTTTGAAAGCGGGACTCTGAGGCCCCAGAACTTTACAGATCCCAGCAAGGCCCATGTAGAGCATATGCAGAGCTTGCCAGAAGATCCTTTAGAAACTTCTAAAGAAGAAGAGGAGTTAAACGATTCCTCTGAAGAGCTTTACACGACTATAAAAATAATGGCTTCTGGAATAAAGACAAAAGATCCAGATGTTCGATTGGGCCTCAATCAGCATTACCCAAGCTTTAAACCACCTCCATTTCAGTACCATCACCGTAACCCCATGGGGATTGGTGTGACAGCCACAAATTTCACTACACACAATATTCCACAGACTTTCACTACCGCCATTCGCTGCACAAAGTGTGGAAAAGGTGTCGACAACATGCCGGAGTTGCACAAACATATCCTGGCTTGTGCTTCTGCAAGTGACAAGAAGAGGTACACGCCTAAGAAAAACCCAGTACCATTAAAACAGACTGTGCAACCCAAAAATGGCGTGGTGGTTTTAGATAACTCTGGGAAAAATGCCTTCCGACGAATGGGACAGCCCAAAAGGCTTAACTTTAGTGTTGAACTCAGCAAAATGTCGTCGAATAAGCTCAAATTAAAtgcattgaagaaaaaaaatcagctagtACAGAAAGCAattcttcagaaaaacaaatctgCAAAGCAGAAGGCCGACTTGAAAAATGCTTGTGAGTCATCCTCTCACATCTGCCCTTACTGTAATCGAGAGTTCACTTACATTGGAAGCCTGAATAAACACGCCGCCTTCAGCTGTCCCAAAAAACCCCTTTCTCCtcccaaaaaaaaagtttctcattCATCTAAGAAAGGTGGACACTCATCACCTGCCAGTAGTGACAAAAACAGTAACAGCAACCACCGCAGACGGACAGCGGATGCGGAGATTAAAATGCAAAGCATGCAGACTCCGTTGGGCAAGACCAGAGCCCGCAGCTCAGGCCCCACCCAAGTCCCGCTTCCCTCCTCATCCTTCAGGTCCAAGCAGAACGTCAAGTTTGCGGCTTCGGTGAAATCCAAAAAACCAAGCTCCTCCTCTTTAAGGAACTCCAGCCCGATAAGAATGGCCAAAATAACTCACGTTGAGGGGAAAAAACCTAAAGCTGTGGCCAAGAATCATTCTGCTCAGCTTTCCAGCAAAACATCGCGGAGCCTGCACGTGAGGGTACAGAAAAGCAAAGCTGTTTTACAAAGCAAATCCACCTTGGCGAGTAAGAAAAGAACAGACCGGTtcaatataaaatctagagagcgGAGTGGGGGGCCAGTCACCCGAAGCCTTCAGCTGGCAGCTGCTGCTGACTTGAGTGAGAACAAGAGAGAGGACGGCAGCGCCAAGCAGGAGCTGAAGGACTTCAG gaACTTCCTGTAG